The genomic interval TACGTAGCGTGCGGCGTAGCCGGATATCGCCGCGAATGCTTGACCGGCGGGCCATGGCTTACCCCTTGGCCTGGTCGGCCTTCGCTGGCTTGGCGGCCTTCTCGTCCACCGCCTCGGCGTAGCCGCGAGCAATCAGCCCCTCGCCGTACTCCTTGGCGACTTCGAACTCTTCGCCCTTCTCTCGTTCGCCAGATGCGCCCGTCAGCGGGCCCAGTGCTCGGATTTTCATGGTTCACCTCATGGATTCGGTACCGATGAGCAGAGCAGCCTCATCAGGGTGTTCTCGTTGTCCGGCAAAACTGCCTCGACTTGGTAAGTGACCCCACGGCGCGTCAGACGCGACCCGGCAATGATGTCTGAGCGCGGCCTACCGATAATCTCGGCCGTGACAACAGCACTCAGCTTTTCAGCAACTGCTGTTACGCGCCCAGTAGGGGTGCGGACTTCGCCCCACATTTCAGGGCGAACTGCAGGACGCCACGTCACTGTTGCTCCCCCAGACTTATTGCGCTCCTCATGTCGGTGGGTCACCTCGAACAGGTGACGTAGCGGGCCGGCCCTCATACGCCCCACCCGATACGATGCGGGGTCAGGAGTGCCTCGGAGCCCTTCGGCATCTCAGTGGCAATGGTCCCGGTCACAACATCCTCACGGTTGGCGTAAAGGTGGCCGAGGATCAGCAACGAAGCGGCCTTGATCTGCTTGTTGCAGACCATTGGAGACTCGCCGGCATCCCCGGCGGCGACAGCCTCATCCAGCGCCTGCTGGTCGGCATAGAAACGACGGTTCAGATAGTCCATCGCCTGCCCTTCGGCCGCCTCGATCAGGAGCTCCAGGTAATCGTCATCGTCGTCGGGGTCCCGCAGGTGATGACGGGCAATGGTCAAACTGATGACCGACATACCCTCACTCCTTCAGTGATTCGAGGGATGCCAGATTCCGCTGCACCAGCTCTTCAGCGTGCCGGCGCGGCACTGTATACGCCGGGCCGCCGCGACGGCGAAGCTCGCCTTCATCCATGTATGACCGCAGCGGATAGATCTGAAGAGTCGCAGGATTGAGCTTCACCTGATCCTCTGGTGCCAATGAATCAGCGCCGGTGCTGCTGTCGACCAAGGATGATGCGGCCTGGTTGGCGTCTTCGGATGCCGCAGCGTCAGCTGCGGCGATGCCAGCGCTGGCACCCTGACCGCCCGTGACGACATCCGACCCAGTGCCAGCAGCCATTTGCGCTTCTGGCAGCACCTGGTTTGAGCCTTCCGCTTGGCCTGGAGCAACTACGGGGACACCCGAATTGCCAGGGTCACCGCTAGCTGGACCGATCGCACCGCCAGGCGAAAGAGGCGAACCGGCAGCCCCAGACGGGCCGCTGCTGGTATCAACGGTCGAGACTGGATCCTTCGCATCAGTCGTGGATGCTGGTGTTTCCTGTTTACGTGCCATTGGATTACTCCATTGGGACGCCATTTCTGGCGCCGCGTTGCGGAAGGGTTAAGGCGTGACCAGCGGGCCAGTGACAAACGCTTCGTCGCGATAGATGGCAAAGGCCAGGCGCTCTTCAGCGCGAATCGTTGCCATGTTTTTCTCGAAGTCATCACCGTTCTCGGTCGAGATCAGCACTTCGATTTCCATGCGGTCGAAGATCTGGGCGCCGAGCTTGAACGCACCGACGAGGAAGTCGTTCTGTGTCATGGCCTGGGTAGAAACCACAGGGCGATTCCAGAGTTTCGCGTTGGTGCCTTCCTGAGGCTGGCCGATGATGTAGCGCCCCTCGCCGTCCTTAGTCAGCTCAATGGCCGCCCAATCGATCGGGTTGAGCACGATGCCGTCGGATGGGAACTCGGCCAGTTCGGCCTGCAGCAGCGCCAGGCGCAGGCGGTCAATGCGCTGCTCGCCCACTACAGCTACACCAGCCGGGGCGGCGTACAGTTGAGCAACGGTCATGAGGCCCTGCAGGTTCACGCCAGTGCCGTTGCCGTAAAGCAATTGAGCTTCTTCCGCCATGGTGAGGCCGTAGCGTGCACGACCGTCGATATAGCTCTGCAGTGCCTTGGCGTCGTCCAGCATCTGGCGGCTGGCTTTGAATAAATGGGCGATGGTCCGCACGTTCGCCGTGGCCAGGCCGAAGGTCAGGTCGGAGTACGGCTTGGCAGTGTTCTCCGCCACAGTGCGGGCGTTATTGACGAAGCCGGTTTCACGGACGTACTCGATGGAGTTCGATTCGGTGGTACCTGGCGCGACCAGGTCGCGGACGGTCAGTCGGCGCTGAGGCGGGGCAATGATCCCCGGCAAGCGCTGAGTCTGCACCAGGTCACCGCCGGTTGCGGTAGTGATGGCCGCGCGCGGCACGGAGACACGGCGGGAACCACGGAAGGACGAGTTCATGTCCTTCAGTTCTTCGCTCTCGATCACGAGAGCGCCTACCGATTTCTGCGGCTCTTCCTGATGGCTCCGATCCCGGCTTGCATTCACCAGTTTCTGCTCTGCCTCGCCCAGGCGCGCCTGAAGTTCGCCCTGCTTGGTCAGCAGTTCATCGACCTTGGCACGCGTTTCGGTATTCATTTCACCGGAAGCCTTGATTTGCTTCTCGGTCGCCTCGGCCTGGCTTTTGATCTGATCGCCAATGCCCTTGAGGCTGGCGTTGAGTTCCTTGACTTGGGCTTCAAAGTCCATGGTCACTTTCCTTTCAGAGAATTGAGGAGATTGGTTGCCGCGCTCAGAGAGGCGGAGAGGTCTGGCGCGACAGCGCTGGGCTTATCGGTCGAGGCAGCGTTATGCGTGCCCCCGCCGGGAGCGCGAGGCATGCCGGACTTGAAATTGGCGAACAGTTCGCGGCGCTCGGATCGAGGCATCCCCCCCTTGGCCAGAGCGACATCCATGGCCTTGAGCGCATTGTTCTGGGCCGCGTCCTCGGTTTCGCGTTCGGTAACTTCGCTGGAAGACAACACCCCAGTCGCCAGGCCAAGCTCCACGGCGCGCTTACCACGGATATAGGTTTCGTCGTCCATCAGCTCGGCCATGTCCTCCGCCGACTGCCCACTCGTCTCGGCGTAGAGGTCAGCCATCGCGGCATCGAACTCCTGCATATCGTCGGCGATATCACGGAGGTAGTTGCGATTGCCGGCGAGCCAGGTCCAGCAGTTGTGGATCATGAGGAAGGCGCTGCTGGCCACCTCTCGCTTCTTCCCCGCGAGGAAGACAATCGAAGCAGCGCTCGCCGCCATGCCGAGCACCTTAGTGGTGACCTCGTGGCTGTGTTCTTGAAGGCGGTTGTAAATGGCAATGCCTTCGAACATGTCACCGCCTGGCGAGTTGATGTAGACGGTGACATCACGCTCGCCGATCGCCCGCAAGGCGGCGTCGATTCGTTTCAGCGTGACGCCCTCGCCATACCAGTCTTCGCCGATCACGCCGTACACGGTGATGGTGTCTGAGGTGTTCTCGACGGCCGCCTGGATCGCGGGATTCCATTTGTCGAGCGCGCGCGGGCTCATCTCGCTGCGCAGGCCGCGAGACTGGATCTTGTGCTTCATGGATTACTCCCGTGATTTACTTTTCGGGCTGTTGGAGCCAGTTCATCAGAGCGGCCCTTGCGGCCTGCCCATCGTCTTGCTTACCCAGCTGGTCCAGCGGCACCAGATTCGATTGCACGGTCAGCACGTCGCCACCTGGCATGCTTGGAAGGTTCTCTTTCCGCCGCCCTTCGTTTCGGGTCAGGTAGCCGTTCTGGCCCATCGTGCTGAGATAGGCTGCCCGACCGGCGCTGTCCGCACGCAGGAACGCTTCAAGTGAGTACTCGGCGTAGAATTTGATCCGGTCAACCGCCGTCATGCACCACTTGTTCACGCACTGCTCGATCGGCGCTGTGAAGGACATGATGCAGTACGTAAGAAACGCGATCTGCTGTTGCTCCAGGCCGGTCCCCCAGTTGCTGCCCTTGTCGGTCTTCATCACCATCCAGGGCGGAACGCCGAACCATCGGCAAATTTCCTCGATGCTATGCCCTCTCGACTCCAGCAACTGCGCATCGGCAGGGTTGATCCCGATCATCTCCGGCTTCACGCCCTGCTCAAGTACTGGGCTCTTGCCGGCATTCAATGCCCCGGAGATTGTCTTAACGTACTCACGAAACTGGACGCGCTGAGCCGGGTTAAGCGTCTTGTCGACCGAAAAAGCGACTGTGGGCATCATGCCGTTGCGGAATGTGCTATTGGCGGCATCATCTGCAGACATCGCAGAACCGAACACATCCGCGCCGTACCGAATAGCAGAAAGGCCAACTCGGCCATCCAGGGTGAAGGCTGGGATGTGAAGCATGTCCTGCCGCTGGATCTCTCGGCGCGCTCCCTTTCGGGGCCTGAAGAAATACCTGAGTCGTCCATCGTCGTCGAACTCAAGGTCGACTCTCGACGGCATCAGGAAGTCCAGGGCAATGACGCGCCCAGCGGAGCGATGGATCTCGCAGTAGGCGTTGCCCCACAGCAGCATCGAGGCGACGACTGCCTGCCAGAAATGAAAGGCAGCCATGTCTTCGTTGGGGCTGTTGTGCACAACGTCGTACAGCGGGAAATCACGGGCACTCTCTCGGCTACCATCGGGCATCCGCCGGTAGATGCTCAGCGGCAAGCCGGCTACCGAGGTCGAGATGATACGGACGCATGCCCACACGGTGGACAAGCGCATGGCCTTGTCGACGCTGACTGACTTACCACTACTGGACTGGGCGCCATTAAAGGCACTCCAGAAACCGCCATCCGACAGCTTGATGGTCTTGCCCAGCCATTCGCTCATACTGGCTGAGGGCTTGGTGGCAGCAGCGCCTAAAGCCTGGGATAGGGTTTTAATCACTGACAAGCCCTCTGCGGATGAAGCCAGCGATGCAGAAGAAGCTCAGCGATCCGGCCAGCAAAGCCCAGCCGGTACCAGCCAGCATCCAGACCCCGCTGCATGCCAAGCAGAAAGCGACCACTGCGCAGGCGATGAAAATATGAAATGCGTTCATGCGATCAGTGGGTCCCGAATGCCAGCCATAAAGTTGTCCATTCCCCCGCGCCCCTCAGGATTGAGGCTGATCAGAGAAACGGCGTTGAATGTAGCCATCAGCGGGTCGATCTTTGCCGTGCCCGAGGCCTGCTTGGTGATCAGGAAGGCGTTCGCCGAGGGCACCCCTTTGGCGTTGCCGCATGACCAAGCCATCAGCGGCTGGCCGCAGTGCAACAAGGTGCCCTCGGCGAGCTTCCGCTCAGTGGTCTTGATTGCACCGGTAAGCTTCCAGCCCTGGGAAATACCGACGATCTTGTCTTCTTCAACGTCTGCGTCGGCCAGGGCATCAAGAACTGCGCCGATCCCTGCCGGGTCGAGCCCCACCTTATCCAGCAATCCAGTTGCATTGACGCGGGCAACAATGGCTGCGAACTGCTCCACGTCATCACCGATACGCTCGACAATCGTCAGGTCACCGGCTTTTTCCAGGTCCCGGAGGCGCGGTGCCTCAGATTTGCGCCGTTCTAGGACGGAGGGGTGGGCCCAGGCGTGAGCCCAGTGGAACCATCTTCGGGTACCAGACTCCCGCCCAATCACTGCAAGACCGAGCAAGTCATCCAAACCGCCACCGTCGCCGCCAACATCGATTACCTCGCATCGCGTGAGGATTTCATCAAGGCTGAGCCAGCTTGTACTTTGGGGCTCCCAGAACTCCGCGCCGACCCAGGCGTCGGACATCAGTGCGAGGCCGATTTCGATGTTGAGGTGCTTGGCCAGGAAGCCGCGTAGCTCAGCCTCGCCGTCCAGTTCAGCCTGCATAAACAGGCGCTCAAGCGTAGGTCGGTCAACCGAGTAGTCGATGTTGGGATTGACCAGGTGGAAGTTCTCAGGCTTCCTCGCCTCGCCGCTCTTGATCATCTCTTGAGAGAACTCATAGATGATCGGCAGGAAACGGTTGTCGTCGATCCGGCCATCACGCACGCCGCGAGCGTAGTTGAGCTTGGAGCGGAACACACCAGCCGGTGGCTCGTTTGACTGGGTCGTCAGCCAGATGATGAAGCCTTCAGGTCGCGACAGCAGACCACCAGTAGCCTCCCGGATCATGTCAGCGGCTTTGGGGTTCTTGCCGAATAGCCAAGCCTCATCGATGAGGACGCCGACCGCCTTCTTGCCGCCAACCACGTCGCTATCCGCAGCCACCACCTTCAAGGTGGCGCCGGTCTCACGATGAGTGATCAGCCGCAGGTGCGGCTGGACATGCAGCAGCGCTTTCAGCTCGTCGTCATTGTTGACCATGTCCTTGGCCGGGATGAACGAGTTGTCGGCAATCTCCTTAGTCGGCGCCAGAATGATGAACTCAGCTGAAAGGCGCCAGTTGCGGATCAGTGCTGTCAGCATGATCCCTGCTGCAATCGTGGATTTACTGTTTTTTTTCGGGATGCAGAGCATCACCTCCCGAATCAGACGTTCGCCGGTCTCGCTGTTGTAGCTGCCGAAGATGGCCCCGGCAAACGCCAAGACCCAGGGTGCGCAAGCGGCTTCAATGGTGGGGCTGCCCGGGGCATCGACGATCTTCAGCCCCTTGAACACATCGAGGCCGGCTTCAGCTTCGTCTGGAAACAGCGGCTCAGGGATGATTGATTCGCCCGCAGCCAGGCACCTCCACCAATCCGGGCAGGCCGTTGTCCATTGCATAGGTCAATTCTTCACTACGGAGAGGGGTGGCTTGCCTTGGGAGTACTTGCCTTTACCGACCTGTTTGGCGGCCTCGGCCTTCTGCTCTTTCTTGCCCTGGTCAGCGACCTTGCCGTGCACATAAGGCATCAGCGTCTTGGCCGCTTCCAGTCGCATACGCATGTCGGCGCCCTCGGCGTTCATCAGCTCAGTAAGGAAGGCTCGCGGGTCGTCGGTCTCTGTGAGAGATACCTCGCCGGGCTGCTCAAATTCCGGCTGTTCAGCTTTAACTTTTCGCGCAGGTTTAACTTCGGTGCTGGTTGCCTGCTTTTGCTTCAGGCGTCGCCCGACCTCTGCGAGCACGTCGGGGTCCTTGGCTAGCTTGGAGCCCGCTTGCGACGCGGTCTTCTCCGAATATCCGGCAGCAATCGCCGCCTCACGATTTGTGGCCCCCGACAGCAAAGCGTCAACAAACCGCCGCTTCTTGTCGGTTAAAGCCATGGTTAACTTTTCCTGAAACGGGAAAAAATGTGTACGTGGGGTCGGAGGCGGTCTAGTTAGATGAGAATCCCTAGCTTTTGCCCCCCTACCCCTTAGAGGCACGTCAGTGACGTGCCTCGGTACCACTCGGATGGATTCCGACGATCCCCGGATGACTCAGCCGCCCAGGCCAGCTACCTCCTCGGCCTGCTTGACCGAGTCGTGGCAAGGCTTGCAGAGGCTCTGCCAGTTGGCCTGATCCCAGAAGAGAGTCATGTCCCCACGGTGAGCAATGATGTGGTCGACCACCTTTGCAGCGGCAGTGCGGCCGTTCCGCTCGCAGAAGACGCAGAGCGGATTGTCGTTGAGGTACTGCTCGCGGGCCTTCTGCCACTTGTAGTCGTAACCACGCTGGGAGCTGCTCATTCCGCTCCGCCAGCTGCCTGGCGTGACCGTCTTGACCCGTGATCCTGCGCTTTCCTTGATGCGTGAGCCCAGGGTCTTGAGTCTGGCCATCACTGCGTCACTCTATTAAGCGCCTCATCGGCCTTGTCGGCTGCCTGAGTCGCGGTGGTTGCTGCCTTCGCTGCCTTGGTCGCGGCATTCTCGGCCTTGCTGGTCAGCTCATCCAGGCGCTTATCACGCTCAGTCATGGCGGCGTCGTAGGCTTGGCGAATCTCGTCGACCTGACGTGCCTGGGTGCTCGTCATGGCCCAATAAGCCGACTGCCAACCCAGTACCGCGCCACCCGCGATAAGCAGTATGGCGATGACCCATACCTCAGCCCGTCGCCACCAGCGCCGGGCTATGAATTCTAATGCGCATTTGTCCATCACTTGGCACCTCCAAGCTGAGCGCGAAGCCGCGAGATCTCCTCGCTTTGCGTGGTGACCTTGTCGGTCAGCTGCTCAACCTGCCTGGTCAAGGCGAGGATGTTGCCCTCCAGGCGGCCGACCGATATCGCCAGATCATTGCGCTCTTTGGCGAACTGATCAGCGCGGGCTTCTGCCAGCTTGCGGGCTTCGCGCTCGGAGTCGAGCAATTCATTCAAGCGGCGGACGGTGCCGATATCGGCGTTATCCATTGCGCGGTCTGCGGCATCTTTCGAGAGGAACTTCCTCAGCCACAGGAAGCCGCCGAGCAATACAGTGCCCGTTCCGCCCAGCCAGGTGGCTGTGCCTGGGCCGAGGTCGGTCGGGTCCATCGATGTCTCCAAAAACGAAAAGCCCCAGCGGATGCTGAGGCTTGAGTGTGTCTATGTTTTAGGTGTGGGCTGCAGCTTTAAACCAAGAGTGCCTGTTCATCGCCTTCCAAAGCCCTCAAGGTCTCTCCAATCATTTCATTGACTATCGCGAACCGATTACCAGCGGCGAACACAGTGCTTTCCGACTCTTTGAACGAGCTGGCAAACGGCACTCGAGAGCAGAGTTCCGATAGATCATCGACTGCAGCTCTTAGCTGACTATCGTGAACCCTGACCTTTATCAGCGATACCTCGCGGAACGCGGCTCGGGTTTGCTCGTTTAAGTCCTCTGGCAGCATACCCTTGCCCCAAATCCCGGTCTTGTGAAAAACGTCTGCATCCGAAATGTGACCTAACGAGGAGCATCGAACCAGAATGGAAATAGCCACCTGAAGATCACCCAGCGTCTTTCGTTGAGATTCAATACGCTGCATTAGAATTGCTTCTTTGCGCTTTTCGAAGCGCACTGCTTTCTCAACTGCCGCCTTCCTGCCTTCTATCAGGACATCGAAAACCGCTTTGAGCATCATCCCTACGACCAGGGTGACTACGGGAAACCAAACAGTTGGGCTTAGTTCATCCATGTTGTTCGTCCTTAGCACTGGGAAGCCTACCCCAGACAGCAAAAAGCCCGCTCCTCAGAACGGGCTTTGCACGCGGAAAAACCGCAAAGTAACGTGAAATGTACAGATGCTCCCCGGGGCTGTCAAGCTGCTTCGCGCCGGGTATCCAGCGCACCATCGACCCAGGCCACACCGGCTTTCCAAAGCTGCCGCGTCTTCTCTTCGCCGAAGCCCAGCTTCTTACCGACATCCCTAAGCGAGGCGTCGCGGGAGGTGTAGTACTTAATGATGACCTGGCCGCATTCTGGATAGCGGCTTCGAAGTCGCCCGACAAGGCGATCAATGAATAGCGCGTCGTCGTCGGTGATTATCGGGTCGAGTATGGTGTTCTCCCGCGATGCGCAGCACGACACTCCCGATCCAAGCACCACCCAGCGCCCCCAGTGTTCCAGCAGATCCTCAGCCGTTCTTTCTACATTGCTCATGCACTTCCCCCTCAATCGCCGGTGTAGTTGGTGCCGCCGGCGCCGCGCCGGTTGCTTCCCTGATATGTCGCCTCAGGCCCGGATGCCTGAGGGCTCTTCATCTGCTCGATCTGCCGGAGCGCTGCCCGAAGCCTCATGCTGAGCTGGGTCACCAGCTCATCCAGCGGCAGGGCTTCGCCAGTGGCCGCCTCCACCCAGCCAGAGCCGTTGCAGTGGCCGCAGGGCATCTCGTAGAACAGGCTCTTTGTGACCGCTCTCCCACGGCACAGAGGGCATACATCCAAATCAACTATGGCCTTCTTGAAAGCCGGGCCGTGGCTTTTCCTCATTCTGCTCGACGCCCCTTCTTGGCCTTCAACCAAGGCCGTGGAGGCTGCCGTTTCGAACCGGCGATCTCCGAGGTGATGTCAAAGAACTCGTCGATGATCACCATCCCAGGGACGCCGACACCACGAATGCCGCCATCGAGGAACAGCAGAGGGGCGCGGGACTTGCCCGGATTTCTCATTTCGAATCCTCGCTTATGGTGGATACCGGAAATCCGTCGAAACCCGCACGTTCTGCGGCCCGCGAGAGAATCCATGAATCCATTGATCTATCACCGGTCAAGCCGTGAACCGACTCGAAACCTTTCTGATCAAGGTGTGCGTGCCACTTCTCCAGCGCCTCACGCTTGCGGGCCATCACGTCGGACTGGATGTACACCTTCACGTTGTGGCCCATGGCATGGTTGATCAGCAGCTCGCCCACCAGGTGGTCAACACCCAGGTCAGCCCAGCCGGTACGGGCCAGCTTGCGTAGGTCGTGGCTGGTCCATTCGCCTTGCCCCAGGACCGTGAACACAGCAGAGGCCTTCGCTTCACTCATAGGCTTGCCCTGTCGGCCCGGGAACAGGAACTGGCCGTGATAGCCCTGCTTGCGCTGGATCTCGCGGTAAGCCATCAGCAGGAAGCGCACCTGGTCGGTCAGTGGCAGTCGGTGCTGCACGCCGGTCTTGGTGTGCTCGGCAGGAATGAACCACTCCCGCTCGGCCAGGCTGATGTGGTTCCAGCGGGCCAGTCGGGTTTCACCCAGCCGGGTACCGTGGCACAGCATCATCAGGGCCAGTACGCCATGCTGCGGGAGGTTCGCCAGGGTGCTCTTCATGCGCGATATCAGGTCTTCCAGGTGCACACCGCGCAGCCGCGACGGCTTGACCGTGACCTTGGCCTTCGAGAAGTCGCCAAAGCGAATGCCGGCCATGGGATTGGAGCTGAGCAGGCCGAGTTTGGCGGCCTGCCGGAAGGCCAACGCGAGCAACTGAAATACCAGGCGCACGTAGTCGATCGAAAGCGACTCTTGCAGCGGCCACATCAGCTCGCGGTCTAGCAGCGCTTTGTCGATCTGGGCCAGTGGCGTTTCGCCCAGGCGCGGCGTCAGGTGCTGCTTGATAGCCGACGCCGCCGTGCTCTTACGCTTGGCCGAAAGGCTGCGGTCACGGGACATGCGCTCAGCGAACCAGGCCAGCAGCTCACCGGTTAGCACCCAGCTCGACAGGCTCGACCCCTCACCCGCTTCTACGCGCAAGCGGATGTCCGGCAGTGCGGCTGCCACCTTGGCAGCGCTCAGCTCAGGATAGGAGCCGATCAGGTTCCACACGCCCTTGTGGATCAGGTACCACGACCCGCGTTCGCGGGACCGGTGAAACCGGAAGTACAGGCCTTTGTTTCCCAAGGCGCGCAGGTCACGCACCTGGCCGGCGGCCTGCCGGCGAATCTCTGCATCGCTGATTTTCACAGCGGCGGTATTGGTCATGCTGCAACCTCCGTTCTTGGCAACAGCAGGTAGGCCCGCAGCTGCTCCATAGCGTCGAAGTGCCCTTGGCACACGATGGCGAGATAACCCTGCCCGTTCAGGCGGCGAATGCAGGCCTGCTGGCTGGGAGAAACGGGCGCCGGGTCAACGGTCGCCTTGAATTCGATGTACAGGCCGAAATAGCCACCGCGCGCCATGGGCAGGACCAGGTCGGGAATGCCCGCCTTCACGCCTTGAGCCTTCAGCTTCACGGCGACCGCCTTCACTCGGTGGCCACCGTTCGGGACGTGGTAAATCA from Pseudomonas kermanshahensis carries:
- a CDS encoding HNH endonuclease, translating into MARLKTLGSRIKESAGSRVKTVTPGSWRSGMSSSQRGYDYKWQKAREQYLNDNPLCVFCERNGRTAAAKVVDHIIAHRGDMTLFWDQANWQSLCKPCHDSVKQAEEVAGLGG
- a CDS encoding head-tail connector protein, encoding MSVISLTIARHHLRDPDDDDDYLELLIEAAEGQAMDYLNRRFYADQQALDEAVAAGDAGESPMVCNKQIKAASLLILGHLYANREDVVTGTIATEMPKGSEALLTPHRIGWGV
- a CDS encoding terminase large subunit, with translation MQWTTACPDWWRCLAAGESIIPEPLFPDEAEAGLDVFKGLKIVDAPGSPTIEAACAPWVLAFAGAIFGSYNSETGERLIREVMLCIPKKNSKSTIAAGIMLTALIRNWRLSAEFIILAPTKEIADNSFIPAKDMVNNDDELKALLHVQPHLRLITHRETGATLKVVAADSDVVGGKKAVGVLIDEAWLFGKNPKAADMIREATGGLLSRPEGFIIWLTTQSNEPPAGVFRSKLNYARGVRDGRIDDNRFLPIIYEFSQEMIKSGEARKPENFHLVNPNIDYSVDRPTLERLFMQAELDGEAELRGFLAKHLNIEIGLALMSDAWVGAEFWEPQSTSWLSLDEILTRCEVIDVGGDGGGLDDLLGLAVIGRESGTRRWFHWAHAWAHPSVLERRKSEAPRLRDLEKAGDLTIVERIGDDVEQFAAIVARVNATGLLDKVGLDPAGIGAVLDALADADVEEDKIVGISQGWKLTGAIKTTERKLAEGTLLHCGQPLMAWSCGNAKGVPSANAFLITKQASGTAKIDPLMATFNAVSLISLNPEGRGGMDNFMAGIRDPLIA
- a CDS encoding phage head closure protein, encoding MRAGPLRHLFEVTHRHEERNKSGGATVTWRPAVRPEMWGEVRTPTGRVTAVAEKLSAVVTAEIIGRPRSDIIAGSRLTRRGVTYQVEAVLPDNENTLMRLLCSSVPNP
- a CDS encoding terminase small subunit, translating into MALTDKKRRFVDALLSGATNREAAIAAGYSEKTASQAGSKLAKDPDVLAEVGRRLKQKQATSTEVKPARKVKAEQPEFEQPGEVSLTETDDPRAFLTELMNAEGADMRMRLEAAKTLMPYVHGKVADQGKKEQKAEAAKQVGKGKYSQGKPPLSVVKN
- a CDS encoding head maturation protease, ClpP-related, with product MKHKIQSRGLRSEMSPRALDKWNPAIQAAVENTSDTITVYGVIGEDWYGEGVTLKRIDAALRAIGERDVTVYINSPGGDMFEGIAIYNRLQEHSHEVTTKVLGMAASAASIVFLAGKKREVASSAFLMIHNCWTWLAGNRNYLRDIADDMQEFDAAMADLYAETSGQSAEDMAELMDDETYIRGKRAVELGLATGVLSSSEVTERETEDAAQNNALKAMDVALAKGGMPRSERRELFANFKSGMPRAPGGGTHNAASTDKPSAVAPDLSASLSAATNLLNSLKGK
- a CDS encoding phage portal protein, with translation MIKTLSQALGAAATKPSASMSEWLGKTIKLSDGGFWSAFNGAQSSSGKSVSVDKAMRLSTVWACVRIISTSVAGLPLSIYRRMPDGSRESARDFPLYDVVHNSPNEDMAAFHFWQAVVASMLLWGNAYCEIHRSAGRVIALDFLMPSRVDLEFDDDGRLRYFFRPRKGARREIQRQDMLHIPAFTLDGRVGLSAIRYGADVFGSAMSADDAANSTFRNGMMPTVAFSVDKTLNPAQRVQFREYVKTISGALNAGKSPVLEQGVKPEMIGINPADAQLLESRGHSIEEICRWFGVPPWMVMKTDKGSNWGTGLEQQQIAFLTYCIMSFTAPIEQCVNKWCMTAVDRIKFYAEYSLEAFLRADSAGRAAYLSTMGQNGYLTRNEGRRKENLPSMPGGDVLTVQSNLVPLDQLGKQDDGQAARAALMNWLQQPEK
- a CDS encoding phage major capsid protein, yielding MDFEAQVKELNASLKGIGDQIKSQAEATEKQIKASGEMNTETRAKVDELLTKQGELQARLGEAEQKLVNASRDRSHQEEPQKSVGALVIESEELKDMNSSFRGSRRVSVPRAAITTATGGDLVQTQRLPGIIAPPQRRLTVRDLVAPGTTESNSIEYVRETGFVNNARTVAENTAKPYSDLTFGLATANVRTIAHLFKASRQMLDDAKALQSYIDGRARYGLTMAEEAQLLYGNGTGVNLQGLMTVAQLYAAPAGVAVVGEQRIDRLRLALLQAELAEFPSDGIVLNPIDWAAIELTKDGEGRYIIGQPQEGTNAKLWNRPVVSTQAMTQNDFLVGAFKLGAQIFDRMEIEVLISTENGDDFEKNMATIRAEERLAFAIYRDEAFVTGPLVTP
- a CDS encoding VRR-NUC domain-containing protein; this translates as MKPPSSRHSKPRKPRAKPVDREGQEQAALMQEIELCYPEVFELIYHVPNGGHRVKAVAVKLKAQGVKAGIPDLVLPMARGGYFGLYIEFKATVDPAPVSPSQQACIRRLNGQGYLAIVCQGHFDAMEQLRAYLLLPRTEVAA
- a CDS encoding tyrosine-type recombinase/integrase; translated protein: MTNTAAVKISDAEIRRQAAGQVRDLRALGNKGLYFRFHRSRERGSWYLIHKGVWNLIGSYPELSAAKVAAALPDIRLRVEAGEGSSLSSWVLTGELLAWFAERMSRDRSLSAKRKSTAASAIKQHLTPRLGETPLAQIDKALLDRELMWPLQESLSIDYVRLVFQLLALAFRQAAKLGLLSSNPMAGIRFGDFSKAKVTVKPSRLRGVHLEDLISRMKSTLANLPQHGVLALMMLCHGTRLGETRLARWNHISLAEREWFIPAEHTKTGVQHRLPLTDQVRFLLMAYREIQRKQGYHGQFLFPGRQGKPMSEAKASAVFTVLGQGEWTSHDLRKLARTGWADLGVDHLVGELLINHAMGHNVKVYIQSDVMARKREALEKWHAHLDQKGFESVHGLTGDRSMDSWILSRAAERAGFDGFPVSTISEDSK
- a CDS encoding chemotaxis protein, giving the protein MDPTDLGPGTATWLGGTGTVLLGGFLWLRKFLSKDAADRAMDNADIGTVRRLNELLDSEREARKLAEARADQFAKERNDLAISVGRLEGNILALTRQVEQLTDKVTTQSEEISRLRAQLGGAK
- a CDS encoding antiterminator Q family protein — translated: MSNVERTAEDLLEHWGRWVVLGSGVSCCASRENTILDPIITDDDALFIDRLVGRLRSRYPECGQVIIKYYTSRDASLRDVGKKLGFGEEKTRQLWKAGVAWVDGALDTRREAA